A genomic region of Gemmata massiliana contains the following coding sequences:
- a CDS encoding DUF2934 domain-containing protein yields MLRWFKRRLAKTDPLLGADGAPVTPPEPTQVEIPHDKIAARAAEIWDRKGRPHDQDVQNWMEAEAELRSEFATNSAPEPLPRKPR; encoded by the coding sequence ATGCTGCGCTGGTTCAAACGGCGACTCGCAAAGACCGATCCGCTGCTCGGCGCAGATGGTGCGCCCGTGACTCCACCGGAACCAACGCAAGTCGAGATCCCGCACGACAAAATCGCGGCTCGCGCGGCCGAAATCTGGGACCGGAAGGGCCGACCGCACGACCAGGACGTACAGAACTGGATGGAAGCCGAGGCGGAACTGCGATCCGAGTTCGCCACAAATTCCGCCCCCGAACCGCTGCCGCGAAAACCGCGATGA
- the cbiQ gene encoding cobalt ECF transporter T component CbiQ, whose translation MTLAFRHRPIPDSPLAHWDARWKLAAALLAVSGFAALDHLLPAAVAFALGFFLLVLARLPGGWVRSRLILFAFSALPFLLVLPFTLDGPGWDIGPVHVSLHGLIAGLGVLCRSLAIGCFALLLIGTAPLHHTLAAAHKLKVPGLLVQLTLLAYRYAFLLAEEMRRLRVAMRTRGYQMRATRHGYRALGHATGALLVRGSERADHVAAAMRCRGFDGTFHTLSRFRTTPADIISFVALTAAVATLVAWDRLVLD comes from the coding sequence ATGACACTGGCGTTCCGTCACCGTCCGATACCCGATTCCCCGCTCGCGCACTGGGACGCCCGCTGGAAACTCGCGGCCGCACTGTTGGCCGTCAGCGGGTTCGCGGCCCTCGACCACCTGCTGCCGGCCGCCGTCGCGTTCGCGCTCGGCTTCTTCCTGCTGGTACTCGCCCGCTTACCCGGCGGGTGGGTGCGCTCGCGGCTGATCCTCTTCGCGTTCTCCGCGCTACCGTTCCTGCTCGTGCTGCCGTTCACCCTGGACGGCCCCGGATGGGACATTGGTCCCGTCCACGTTTCCCTGCACGGTCTGATCGCGGGGCTGGGTGTACTCTGTCGCAGTCTTGCAATCGGGTGCTTCGCGCTGCTCCTGATCGGTACGGCTCCGCTCCACCATACGCTCGCAGCGGCACACAAACTGAAGGTGCCTGGCCTACTGGTGCAACTCACGCTGCTCGCCTATCGGTACGCATTCTTGCTGGCCGAAGAAATGCGCCGGCTCCGCGTCGCGATGCGCACACGCGGGTACCAGATGCGGGCCACGCGACACGGCTACCGCGCCCTCGGGCACGCGACCGGCGCGCTCCTCGTTCGCGGGTCGGAGCGAGCCGACCATGTCGCCGCTGCGATGCGGTGCCGCGGGTTCGATGGTACCTTTCACACACTTTCACGATTTCGTACTACGCCCGCCGATATCATTTCCTTCGTGGCCCTCACCGCCGCCGTTGCCACTCTCGTTGCCTGGGATCGCTTGGTGTTGGATTGA